The following coding sequences lie in one Globicephala melas chromosome 15, mGloMel1.2, whole genome shotgun sequence genomic window:
- the SLC2A10 gene encoding solute carrier family 2, facilitated glucose transporter member 10 isoform X2, protein MGRPSLFLALCASVSLLGGLTFGYELAVISGALLPLQLDFGLSCSEQELLVGSLLLGALLASLVGGFLIDRYGRKQAILGSNLVLLAGSLSLSLASSLAWLVLGRSVAGFAISLSSMACCIYVSELVGPRQRGVLVSLYEAGITVGILLSYALNYVLAGALWGWRHMFGWATAPALLQSLSLLLLPPGTVDAAAHRDLIPLQGGEATKLGLGRPRYSFLDLFRTRDNMRGRTMVGLGLVLCQQLTGQPNVLCYASTIFHSVGFRGASSAVLASVGLGAVKVAATLTAMGLVDRVGRRALLIAGCALMALSVSGIGLVSFAVPMDSGPSCLAVPNATRLSGFPGDSGLPSGLAPPLRPMTDQSPGRPVLSTSEKPKPHPGAGDPTALPLPALSIMPAARPSPAPEHALLHWTALVCMMLFVSAFSFSFGPVTWLVLSEVYPVEIRGRAFAFCNSFNWAANLFISLSFLDLIGAIGLSWTFLLYGLTAVFGLGFIYLFVPETKGQSLTEIDQQFQKRWFALSFGHRQSSAGIQYSRIEVSAAC, encoded by the exons ATGG GCCGACCCTCACTCTTCCTGGCACTGTGTGCCTCTGTGTCTTTGCTGGGCGGCCTGACCTTTGGCTATGAACTGGCAGTCATATCGGGTGCCCTACTGCCACTTCAGCTTGACTTTGGGCTAAGCTGCTCGGAACAGGAGCTCCTGGTGGGCAGTCTGCTCCTGGGGGCTCTCCTTGCCTCCCTGGTAGGGGGCTTCCTCATCGACCGCTATGGCAGGAAGCAAGCCATCCTCGGGAGCAACTTGGTGCTGTTGGCGGGCAGCCTGAGCCTGAGCCTGGCCAGCTCCCTGGCCTGGCTGGTCCTGGGCCGCTCAGTGGCTGGCTTTGCCATCTCCCTCTCCTCCATGGCCTGCTGTATCTACGTGTCAGAGCTGGTTGGGCCACGGCAGCGGGGAGTGCTGGTGTCCCTCTACGAGGCAGGCATCACCGTGGGCATCCTGCTCTCCTATGCACTCAACTACGTGCTGGCCGGTGCCCTCTGGGGCTGGAGGCATATGTTCGGCTGGGCCACTGCGCCTGCTCTCCTGCAGTCCctcagcctcctcctcctcccccctggTACAGTTGATGCTGCAGCCCACAGGGACCTCATCCCCCTCCAGGGAGGCGAGGCCACGAagctgggcctggggaggccAAGATACTCCTTCCTGGACCTCTTCAGGACCAGGGATAACATGAGAGGCCGGACcatggtggggctggggctggtgcTTTGCCAGCAGCTAACAGGGCAGCCCAACGTGCTGTGCTACGCCTCCACCATCTTCCATTCAGTCGGCTTCCGTGGGGCCTCCTCGGCTGTGCTGGCCTCCGTGGGGCTTGGCGCCGTGAAGGTGGCAGCCACCCTGACCGCCATGGGGCTGGTGGACCGAGTGGGCCGCAGGGCCCTGTTAATCGCTGGCTGTGCGCTCATGGCCCTGTCGGTCAGCGGCATAGGCCTTGTCAGCTTTGCTGTGCCCATGGACTCAGGCCCAAGTTGCCTGGCCGTGCCCAATGCCACTCGgctgtcaggcttccctggagaCTCTGGCCTGCCCAGTGGCTTGGCTCCGCCTCTGCGGCCAATGACCGACCAGAGCCCAGGGCGGCCAGTCTTGTCAACCTCTGAGAAACCCAAGCCTCATCCGGGAGCTGGGGACCCCACTGCCCTTCCTCTGCCAGCCTTAAGCATCATGCCCGCTGCACGCCCTTCTCCTGCCCCTGAGCATGCCCTGCTGCACTGGACCGCACTGGTCTGCATGATGCTGTTTGTGAGCGCCTTCTCCTTTAGCTTTGGACCAG TGACCTGGCTTGTCCTCAGCGAGGTTTACCCCGTGGAGATCCGAGGGCGAGCCTTTGCCTTCTGCAACAGCTTCAACTGGGCCGCCAACCTCTTCATCAGCCTCTCCTTCCTCGACCTCATTG GTGCCATTGGCTTGTCCTGGACCTTCCTGCTCTACGGGCTGACTGCTGTCTTCGGCCTGGGCTTCATCTATTTATTTGTCCCTGAAACAAAAGGCCAGTCGTTGACAGAGATAGACCAGCAATTCCAGAAGAGATG GTTCGCCCTGAGCTTTGGCCACAGGCAGAGCTCGGCTGGCATCCAGTACAGCCGAATTGAGGTCTCTGCGGCCTGCTGA
- the SLC2A10 gene encoding solute carrier family 2, facilitated glucose transporter member 10 isoform X1, with translation MERWRGGQRERRLGGRSGRKHSGLCPCYFCFPGRPSLFLALCASVSLLGGLTFGYELAVISGALLPLQLDFGLSCSEQELLVGSLLLGALLASLVGGFLIDRYGRKQAILGSNLVLLAGSLSLSLASSLAWLVLGRSVAGFAISLSSMACCIYVSELVGPRQRGVLVSLYEAGITVGILLSYALNYVLAGALWGWRHMFGWATAPALLQSLSLLLLPPGTVDAAAHRDLIPLQGGEATKLGLGRPRYSFLDLFRTRDNMRGRTMVGLGLVLCQQLTGQPNVLCYASTIFHSVGFRGASSAVLASVGLGAVKVAATLTAMGLVDRVGRRALLIAGCALMALSVSGIGLVSFAVPMDSGPSCLAVPNATRLSGFPGDSGLPSGLAPPLRPMTDQSPGRPVLSTSEKPKPHPGAGDPTALPLPALSIMPAARPSPAPEHALLHWTALVCMMLFVSAFSFSFGPVTWLVLSEVYPVEIRGRAFAFCNSFNWAANLFISLSFLDLIGAIGLSWTFLLYGLTAVFGLGFIYLFVPETKGQSLTEIDQQFQKRWFALSFGHRQSSAGIQYSRIEVSAAC, from the exons atggagagatggaggggtggacagagggagaggaggttGGGTGGACGCTCTGGCAGGAAACATTCTGGACTCTGTCCCTGTTACTTTTGTTTTCCAGGCCGACCCTCACTCTTCCTGGCACTGTGTGCCTCTGTGTCTTTGCTGGGCGGCCTGACCTTTGGCTATGAACTGGCAGTCATATCGGGTGCCCTACTGCCACTTCAGCTTGACTTTGGGCTAAGCTGCTCGGAACAGGAGCTCCTGGTGGGCAGTCTGCTCCTGGGGGCTCTCCTTGCCTCCCTGGTAGGGGGCTTCCTCATCGACCGCTATGGCAGGAAGCAAGCCATCCTCGGGAGCAACTTGGTGCTGTTGGCGGGCAGCCTGAGCCTGAGCCTGGCCAGCTCCCTGGCCTGGCTGGTCCTGGGCCGCTCAGTGGCTGGCTTTGCCATCTCCCTCTCCTCCATGGCCTGCTGTATCTACGTGTCAGAGCTGGTTGGGCCACGGCAGCGGGGAGTGCTGGTGTCCCTCTACGAGGCAGGCATCACCGTGGGCATCCTGCTCTCCTATGCACTCAACTACGTGCTGGCCGGTGCCCTCTGGGGCTGGAGGCATATGTTCGGCTGGGCCACTGCGCCTGCTCTCCTGCAGTCCctcagcctcctcctcctcccccctggTACAGTTGATGCTGCAGCCCACAGGGACCTCATCCCCCTCCAGGGAGGCGAGGCCACGAagctgggcctggggaggccAAGATACTCCTTCCTGGACCTCTTCAGGACCAGGGATAACATGAGAGGCCGGACcatggtggggctggggctggtgcTTTGCCAGCAGCTAACAGGGCAGCCCAACGTGCTGTGCTACGCCTCCACCATCTTCCATTCAGTCGGCTTCCGTGGGGCCTCCTCGGCTGTGCTGGCCTCCGTGGGGCTTGGCGCCGTGAAGGTGGCAGCCACCCTGACCGCCATGGGGCTGGTGGACCGAGTGGGCCGCAGGGCCCTGTTAATCGCTGGCTGTGCGCTCATGGCCCTGTCGGTCAGCGGCATAGGCCTTGTCAGCTTTGCTGTGCCCATGGACTCAGGCCCAAGTTGCCTGGCCGTGCCCAATGCCACTCGgctgtcaggcttccctggagaCTCTGGCCTGCCCAGTGGCTTGGCTCCGCCTCTGCGGCCAATGACCGACCAGAGCCCAGGGCGGCCAGTCTTGTCAACCTCTGAGAAACCCAAGCCTCATCCGGGAGCTGGGGACCCCACTGCCCTTCCTCTGCCAGCCTTAAGCATCATGCCCGCTGCACGCCCTTCTCCTGCCCCTGAGCATGCCCTGCTGCACTGGACCGCACTGGTCTGCATGATGCTGTTTGTGAGCGCCTTCTCCTTTAGCTTTGGACCAG TGACCTGGCTTGTCCTCAGCGAGGTTTACCCCGTGGAGATCCGAGGGCGAGCCTTTGCCTTCTGCAACAGCTTCAACTGGGCCGCCAACCTCTTCATCAGCCTCTCCTTCCTCGACCTCATTG GTGCCATTGGCTTGTCCTGGACCTTCCTGCTCTACGGGCTGACTGCTGTCTTCGGCCTGGGCTTCATCTATTTATTTGTCCCTGAAACAAAAGGCCAGTCGTTGACAGAGATAGACCAGCAATTCCAGAAGAGATG GTTCGCCCTGAGCTTTGGCCACAGGCAGAGCTCGGCTGGCATCCAGTACAGCCGAATTGAGGTCTCTGCGGCCTGCTGA